The following proteins are co-located in the Streptomyces sp. NBC_01198 genome:
- a CDS encoding GNAT family N-acetyltransferase, producing MRIRPAEEADRDRFVAAILTAFGTAPEDPVPDTGHWWSAFEMDRGLVAEADGAVVGTAAAYSFELTLPGGAAVPVAGITSVGVLPSHRRQGILTAMMRRQLTGLRESGEAMAVLLASEAVIYRRFGYGPATFTQQLTVQRHRAAIPGGPSAGAVGVRTRAECGELLPRLYDDYRRTQPGAISRPPLWWARGAGRPPVAHTPRLIAVHHGPGGRPDGYASYQVGTPDPRTRARVLTVDEMIASDPAAAGALFRFCVEHDLVTEAVFTTLPPDTWLRWLLADCRAAAVTRDQDWLWVRLLDIPRSLTARGYPVDGELIIEVGDALFADSSGRYALSVSGGEATCVRTDREPDLVLDVGDLGSLYLGGLTATALAHAGRVRPVAGDALERADSLFRSPVTPHTVHWF from the coding sequence ATGCGCATCCGCCCTGCTGAGGAAGCCGACCGCGACCGCTTCGTCGCCGCGATCCTCACCGCGTTCGGCACCGCCCCTGAGGACCCCGTACCGGACACCGGCCACTGGTGGTCCGCCTTCGAGATGGACCGCGGCCTGGTCGCCGAGGCGGACGGCGCCGTGGTGGGCACCGCCGCGGCCTACAGCTTCGAGCTGACCCTTCCCGGCGGCGCCGCTGTCCCGGTCGCCGGGATCACCTCCGTCGGGGTCCTGCCCTCCCACCGCAGGCAGGGGATCCTCACCGCGATGATGCGCCGCCAGCTCACCGGGCTGCGCGAGTCGGGCGAGGCGATGGCGGTGCTGCTGGCGTCGGAGGCCGTCATCTACCGGCGCTTCGGCTACGGCCCCGCCACCTTCACCCAGCAGCTGACCGTGCAGCGGCATCGCGCCGCAATACCCGGCGGACCCTCCGCGGGAGCCGTCGGGGTACGGACCCGGGCGGAATGCGGGGAGCTGCTCCCCCGGCTCTACGACGACTACCGGCGCACCCAGCCCGGCGCGATCTCCCGCCCGCCCTTGTGGTGGGCGCGGGGAGCGGGACGCCCGCCGGTCGCCCACACCCCGCGGCTGATCGCGGTGCACCACGGACCGGGCGGCCGGCCGGACGGCTACGCCAGCTACCAGGTGGGCACGCCGGACCCGCGGACCCGGGCCAGGGTGCTCACCGTGGACGAAATGATCGCGTCCGACCCGGCCGCCGCCGGGGCGCTCTTCAGGTTCTGCGTCGAGCACGACCTGGTCACCGAGGCGGTCTTCACCACCCTGCCACCGGACACCTGGCTGCGGTGGCTGCTGGCCGACTGCCGGGCGGCCGCGGTGACCAGGGACCAGGACTGGCTGTGGGTGCGCCTGCTCGACATCCCCCGGTCGCTCACCGCCCGCGGGTATCCGGTGGACGGCGAGCTGATCATCGAGGTCGGCGACGCGCTCTTCGCGGACAGCTCCGGCCGCTACGCGCTGTCCGTCAGCGGCGGGGAGGCGACGTGCGTCCGCACCGACCGTGAGCCCGACCTCGTCCTGGACGTCGGCGATCTCGGCTCGCTCTACCTCGGCGGCTTGACCGCCACCGCGCTGGCCCACGCCGGACGCGTCCGGCCGGTGGCCGGGGACGCGCTGGAACGGGCGGACAGCCTCTTCCGCTCCCCCGTGACCCCGCACACCGTGCACTGGTTCTGA